The genomic region GGTTTCGTTCAAAACGAAGGTAAATCTGCACATGGTGGATTCTCTTATACTTCTCCAGAAGGTGAACAGATATCTCTTGAATACACTGCTGACGAAAACGGTTTTGTACCAAAAGGATCTCATGTTCCTGAAATTCCCGAAGCGATCTTGAAATCAATTGAAGAGAATAAAGCTGCTGAAGCTCGTGGAGAATACAATGAAGGTTCCTATAGAGAAGAATATAACCAAGAAGGTTCAAACGGCAACAATGGATACCACGGTAATGCAAATAATAAATACCAAGGAAATATAAATGGTAGATATCAAGGAAATGGACCACGTGAACAATCTCCATTTGCTTCCCAAGAAAATAGACAAGTAGCACCAGGTCCAAAATCCTTTGGAGCACAAAACAATGGCTATCAATATTCAGGTCCATCAAAATCAAACGGCGTTTCTGATCAAGGTACATTTGCGTCCCAGCAAAGTAATCAAGTATCACCTTTCGAAGGTCAACAGGGCTCCAAATCTTCTTTTGGACAAAATGGTAACAACGGATACCAATATTCAGCTACTAATGCCCCTAAATCAAATTTTGCCGATCAGGGTAGTTTTGCTTCTCAACAAAACCAACAAGTAACACCATTTGGTCAGCAACAAGGACATTTTGGAAAACAAAGTGAGCCTAAAACATCATTCGGGTCATCATCTCAATTTGGACAGCAAAATGGAAATTATCAAAATGCTGGTAAACAAAACAATGGTTATCAATATCCAAGTCCTAAACAGTCCCCTTTCTCTTCCCAACAAAACAAGCAAACAACTCCTTTTGGATCCCAATTTTCTCCAAAATCTCAGTACGGAGCTCCTGAACAGTCATCATCAGCCAGTCAAAGCAATGGACAGTTCAGTGCATTCCAGGGACCAAAGAGCCAGGTTTCAAGTTTTTCTGGAAACAATGGGTTCAACGGCCAGTCAGCATTTCAGAACAAAGGACAGCAGAGCGGTACTTCCGGACAATTTGGCACAGTCCAAGATAGCAATGGTGGTTACAAATATTAAACAATGATATGGACTTCCCTAATATAAAGCTTTAATATTTATATGTTTTGCAAATGTAAAtaaatacacaaaataattaTACTGTTTTAAATATACCTACTAGGGTAAATAGGTTACCTATTCCCTCTAATAATATTTCTTCCTAAATTAACTTTACCTACATCAAATATCTTTTTTGTCGTTAATTCattaagagtgtaggcgcaaaattttggctccaatactttttaaatgccattcatttttttttcgaaccctgagaaaactaataaatgtttttcaaagacttaaacgccgaatgaaaaattacattattaccgagggccaaaagtcccttagaatacaaaataagtttcttttgaatgagatatttgaaataaaattaaaaatcacactaaattttctctttttttcacccctgtaacttattaaaataaacattatagaagattGCAGGGACTTTCGGTCAtcggtaataatataattaaCTATATAATTATCGGAAAACTAGTTCTTTATTAGAAGTAGGCTAGTAGTATAAGTCGAGTTTTATAATTTTGCTGAATAGCTCTTTATGGAGCTTTTTAATTCAATATGTCTTTTAAATCCTGTTAACTTTTAAAAGTGATATAAACTAATATAAGTTTATCCCTAATAATTTGCTGTTTATAGTATGTACAGAAGGTATGTACGATATAAATTAATCCCAAATTTGAAAATTTGAGGACaatatagtcggagagatagaagcggattttgtgcgtgataagtaatatggaaaaactatatggggatatgttgaattagttgtgtacatgactttcaccaacggtgggaaaccagagtggggccgagggtagttaaaaggggtcaaagtcgccctttttattattttttgtgacgctcatgatcgagatagtacaccaaaatttgggaataagtaggtcatgacgtaactaagtaaaatctctaggggcggaacgctgtgtggccgacaaaggggtgggggtagaggtgaataaaaaaaaatataaagggttttttgcgacgttcgtgattgacatagaccatgacattactaagtaaaatccccagagccggaaaccagagtgggggacgagggtagttataaggggtcaaagtcgccgtttttattatttttttttgtggcgctcatgatcgagatagtgcaccaaaatttgggaataagtaggtcatgacgtaactaagtaaaatctccaggggtggcacgctgcgtggtcgacaaaggggtgggacagaggtgaatacaaaaaatataaggagttttttgcgacgttcgtgattgagagaatgcaccaaaatttgaaaataagtagaccatgatataactaagtaaaatcctaagagccggaaacccgaggtgggtcacgagggtagttataagtggtcaaagtcgccgtttttattattttttttgtgacgctcatgattgagatagtgcaccaaaatttgggaatgagtaggtcatgaggtaactaagtataaTCTCTAGGGGTGTAACGCTGCGttgccgataaaggggtgggggtaggtgtgaatataaaaaatataaggggttttttgcgacgttctagattgagatagtgcaccaaaatttgggaataagtagaccggaaaccagagttggggatgagggtagttttaaggggtcagaatcgcagtgtgtattatttgacctggcacaacatttgtcccccacgcagcgttccctccctggagattttacttagtgatgtcatgatctacttattcccaaattttggtgcactatctccatcatgagcaccacaaaaaaaataaaaaccgcgaattttaccccttataactatccTCGTCCGCCACTTTGGTTTCCGCCTGTGgagatattacttagttatgtcatggtctacttatttccaaattttggtgcactatctcaatcacgaacgtcgcaaaaaaccccttacatttttttatattcactttttatattcatccctgccccacccctttgtcggccacgcggcgtttcactcctggagattttacttagttacatcatgacctacttattcccaaattttggtgcactatctcgatcatgagcgtcacaaaaaaaaataataaaaaacgggattttgaccccttataactaccttcctcccccactctggtttccggctttggggattttacttacttatgtcatggtctacttatacccaaattttggtgcactatctcaatcacgaacgtcgcaaaaacgccttatattttctatattcacccctacctccacccctttgtcggccccGCAGCGTTGCGCCcatagagattttacttaggtacgtcatgacctacttattcccaaattttggtgcactatctcgatcatgagcgtcataaaaaaaaataataaaatccgcgactttgaccccttataactaccctcggcacccactctggtttccggccgttggtgaaagtcatgtacacaactaattcaacatatccacgtatagtttttccacattacttatcacgcacaaaatccgctcccagctcttttCTTAGACTAATAGGTTTATGTGCATAACAAAATATACCTACAATGATAAGTACTTAACAAACGACGATCTTTCTGAGATCTTGTGAATTAAGATAATTCGTCAccaatgaaaataaaaaaaaagtagccaAAAAAAGACAAAAGTGAAGTGAATCTTCAAATCATTAAAAAATGTAAATGTTATTCAAATATCTATCAAATCCATGAACTGTGTCAAATATTATAAAACAAAgagctgtacaattttttgtaaataaaaacactgattgactcataaaatagaggatGGATTGATAAGATTGGAATGGCCAGCATGCAGCCCAgctctcaatcctattgagcatttatgggataaattaaaaaaaaaagcaattcgccgtcatcctaggcctccagaaaatttggtacagttatggccctcgccctggtagaggaatatcgggctattccccaggcaaggataacacatcatttttcgatgccaaacagattgcgagcagttgTGGCTGTAAGAGGTGGACATAACAACtattgaattattttgttttgttgttaattttgttttgttttgttaattttagtgcgtttgatagtTTTAATTAAATAATCCTCAAAAGTAGTGTTTTTATTGACAGCTCTTACAAGCaaagagatatttggataattcaaaaaacaaaaccttagtgatacctacagaataatacaaaaggagtatgaaacaaaattggcgctccaatttttccacagaattttttaaagttaggagaaaatacaacgcccGTATagtgccatctaagcaaaaaatttttgttaccggaataataacaaacgacttcaatacatgtacctacctacaaactggtgcaagaatcttgaaaatcggattacaaataataaagttatagattgtcacacttaatcaaaaattttatgtggcgaaattttgtgccggtgagtgtat from Diabrotica virgifera virgifera chromosome 3, PGI_DIABVI_V3a harbors:
- the LOC114329899 gene encoding probable cyclin-dependent serine/threonine-protein kinase DDB_G0292550, whose product is MKQILVLSILFVSTFGAKLNQYLPPRPETDNAQYQPPARPNQPFSAASQSQQQFAAPNFQQASRQYLAPNKGPEQSGQGSSPFGQISGQFGQQSNQFGNRNSFNGNGNSSPNKQYLAPNKQDASGQSSNSFGNFQQPNAFNGNGNGPNRQYLGPNKQDASGQSSNSFGVQSRNNFNGNGPSPSSSFGSKSTNQAPNAGNDNSFGPSFNSFNQKAAPNGQFGQSGSYSNGFNQQSGQGQYNGQFSGPQSAPIGLIRSEFNPDLGDGHYSYSYETENGISAQEEGFVQNEGKSAHGGFSYTSPEGEQISLEYTADENGFVPKGSHVPEIPEAILKSIEENKAAEARGEYNEGSYREEYNQEGSNGNNGYHGNANNKYQGNINGRYQGNGPREQSPFASQENRQVAPGPKSFGAQNNGYQYSGPSKSNGVSDQGTFASQQSNQVSPFEGQQGSKSSFGQNGNNGYQYSATNAPKSNFADQGSFASQQNQQVTPFGQQQGHFGKQSEPKTSFGSSSQFGQQNGNYQNAGKQNNGYQYPSPKQSPFSSQQNKQTTPFGSQFSPKSQYGAPEQSSSASQSNGQFSAFQGPKSQVSSFSGNNGFNGQSAFQNKGQQSGTSGQFGTVQDSNGGYKY